In Firmicutes bacterium ASF500, a single genomic region encodes these proteins:
- the atpC gene encoding ATP synthase epsilon chain, which yields MDSFQVHILAADRTFYEGPCVSLTIPTSDGERGILAHHSSMIAAVRPGTLRYQVPGEEPQLAAISPGMVKVEHNDVLVLVDSAEHPDEIDAARAQREADEAREALLQKKSRQEHQVAQATLARALNRLRVKAHSVNN from the coding sequence ATGGACAGCTTTCAGGTACACATCCTGGCCGCCGACCGGACCTTCTACGAGGGGCCCTGCGTCAGCCTGACCATCCCCACCAGCGACGGGGAGCGGGGCATTCTGGCCCACCACAGCTCCATGATTGCCGCCGTGCGGCCCGGGACTCTGCGCTATCAGGTCCCGGGGGAGGAGCCCCAGCTGGCCGCCATCTCCCCCGGCATGGTCAAGGTGGAGCACAACGACGTGCTGGTTTTGGTGGACTCCGCCGAGCACCCGGACGAGATCGACGCCGCCCGCGCCCAGCGGGAGGCCGACGAGGCCCGGGAGGCCCTCCTGCAAAAGAAGAGCCGCCAGGAGCATCAGGTGGCCCAGGCCACCCTGGCCCGCGCCCTCAACCGCCTGCGGGTCAAGGCCCACAGCGTCAATAATTAA